The following coding sequences are from one Luteimonas sp. S4-F44 window:
- the argE gene encoding acetylornithine deacetylase — protein MTIPLPAFPASARDWLAHLVAFDTTSRNSNLALVESIEHWLETLGVRSTRIPAAGGGKANLLFSIGPHVPGGVVLSGHTDAVPVDGQSWRSDPWTLTERDGRLHGRGAADMKGFIAAGLSRVPAMLGARLTRPVHFALSYDEEVGLLGAPALIEALMANVPRPRLVVVGEPTGMQVVDRHKGIMGLRTTVLGHEAHSSQTHLGVSATMVAAQLMARIVAIAERLATAPATCTGFEPAHATVTIGLVEGGTAPNILARRCTFVWDIRAGTPDEARRVFDEVDVLARQLGADIRARFEDCGIATEVLSDVPPLTGALDAPARALIARLAGSDTRQAASYVAEAGLFERAGLPTVICGPGWIAQAHQPDEYIAIDQLAAAEAFMDRLIEALCE, from the coding sequence TTGACCATTCCGCTTCCCGCCTTCCCCGCCAGCGCACGCGACTGGCTTGCCCATCTGGTCGCCTTCGACACGACCTCGCGCAACTCCAACCTCGCCCTGGTCGAATCGATCGAGCACTGGCTGGAAACGCTGGGCGTGCGCTCGACACGGATCCCGGCAGCCGGCGGCGGCAAGGCGAACCTGCTGTTCTCGATCGGACCCCACGTACCGGGCGGCGTCGTGCTGTCGGGACATACCGACGCGGTGCCGGTCGACGGTCAGTCCTGGCGCAGCGATCCGTGGACGCTGACCGAGCGCGACGGGCGCCTGCACGGGCGTGGGGCTGCGGACATGAAGGGGTTCATCGCCGCCGGTCTGTCGCGCGTGCCGGCCATGCTTGGCGCGCGGCTGACACGTCCGGTGCATTTCGCGCTGTCCTACGACGAAGAGGTCGGACTGCTCGGCGCGCCCGCGCTGATCGAGGCCTTGATGGCCAACGTGCCCAGGCCGCGCCTGGTCGTCGTCGGCGAACCGACCGGCATGCAGGTGGTGGACCGCCACAAGGGCATCATGGGACTGCGGACCACCGTGCTCGGCCACGAAGCGCATTCGAGCCAGACCCATCTGGGCGTGAGCGCGACCATGGTGGCCGCGCAGTTGATGGCCCGGATCGTGGCGATCGCCGAGCGGCTGGCCACTGCGCCGGCGACGTGCACCGGCTTCGAGCCCGCGCATGCGACAGTCACGATCGGCCTGGTCGAAGGTGGTACTGCGCCCAACATCCTGGCCCGGCGCTGCACGTTCGTGTGGGACATCCGCGCCGGCACGCCGGACGAGGCGCGCCGGGTCTTCGACGAGGTCGACGTCCTGGCCCGGCAGCTGGGGGCCGATATCCGCGCCCGCTTCGAGGACTGCGGCATTGCCACCGAGGTGCTGTCCGACGTGCCGCCGTTGACCGGCGCACTCGACGCACCGGCACGGGCACTGATCGCCCGCCTGGCCGGCAGCGACACGCGCCAGGCCGCGTCCTATGTCGCCGAGGCGGGGCTGTTCGAGCGCGCGGGTCTGCCCACGGTGATCTGCGGGCCGGGCTGGATCGCACAGGCCCACCAGCCCGACGAGTACATCGCGATCGACCAGCTCGCCGCAGCGGAAGCATTCATGGATCGCCTGATCGAGGCGCTGTGCGAATGA
- a CDS encoding alpha/beta hydrolase-fold protein translates to MGWRYGAALRGAMVVVALCLYSLQAWARPAPREAVRPQATGYTMPATEVWELAAHSGEVYRIFVSYPAGKEDESPEDGYPVLYVLDGNAYFGAFAQARWVQDDLPVGKSIVVGVGYPGDAAWDVRRLKDFTAPLLDPPPRQWRALAQYESGARRQFLDFLTGKLREEIARRHRVDPDRQSLFGHSLGGLFALYALYERPGAFHSIVAASPSMEWNAQGILEDERAFTARLASGAIAGTSRLMVVVGDRDTDDDPEPARALVDRLDRLSGQGLRVRLHRYPDEVHVSVPARAVTDVLRFAFEIR, encoded by the coding sequence GTGGGTTGGCGCTACGGCGCGGCACTGCGAGGCGCGATGGTCGTCGTGGCGTTGTGCCTGTACAGCCTGCAGGCCTGGGCCCGCCCGGCACCCCGTGAGGCGGTGCGGCCGCAGGCGACGGGCTACACAATGCCGGCGACCGAGGTTTGGGAGCTCGCCGCCCACAGCGGCGAGGTGTACCGGATTTTCGTGTCCTACCCCGCCGGCAAGGAGGACGAGTCGCCCGAGGACGGCTATCCGGTGCTGTACGTGCTCGATGGCAACGCCTACTTCGGCGCGTTCGCGCAGGCGCGCTGGGTGCAGGATGATCTGCCGGTCGGCAAGTCCATCGTCGTCGGCGTCGGCTATCCGGGCGACGCGGCCTGGGACGTGCGCCGGCTCAAGGACTTCACCGCGCCGTTGCTCGATCCGCCGCCGCGGCAATGGCGCGCGCTGGCGCAGTACGAAAGCGGCGCGCGCCGGCAGTTCCTGGACTTTCTGACCGGCAAACTGCGCGAGGAAATCGCCCGTCGCCATCGTGTCGATCCCGATCGCCAGTCCCTGTTCGGCCACTCGCTGGGCGGGCTGTTCGCGCTTTACGCGCTCTACGAACGGCCCGGCGCGTTCCACTCGATCGTCGCCGCCAGCCCGTCGATGGAATGGAATGCGCAGGGCATCCTCGAGGACGAGCGCGCGTTCACCGCGCGTCTGGCGAGCGGCGCGATTGCCGGCACCAGCCGCTTGATGGTCGTGGTCGGCGATCGCGACACCGACGACGATCCGGAGCCGGCCCGGGCACTCGTCGATCGGTTGGACCGACTGTCCGGCCAGGGCCTGCGCGTCCGCCTGCATCGCTACCCGGACGAGGTGCACGTCAGCGTGCCGGCTCGTGCGGTGACCGACGTCCTGCGGTTCGCGTTCGAGATCCGCTGA
- a CDS encoding amino acid permease — MTAPVRPDAAPGLQPRLGWDALLVLGVAQILGAGVYVLIGTAASLYAGPAVTVSFLIAGLACLLVGLCYAELASSVPESGSAYSYCKSTMGIGPAWTLGWLLFLEFSVAASLLAVGFSGYLASLLVDLRIALPAAVSTPAIVLQPTGEGGSLAVSGHLNLVAAGAALGAGAVVALGVSRSSLANAVLVAVKVLVLVGFIVAGATAVDPANWSPFLPPNEGGFTYGWEGVARAAALLFFAFLGFETVSTAAAETRNPQRDVPIGILGSLAICATLYVAAAIVLTGLVPFRDLDVPDPIALAVDRIGWPQFAVVIKIGALAGLASVLLANAFGHSRVCYAMARDGLLPDLFARLHPTRNSPWIANLLLATLAAVNAALLPISVMADLISFGVAFMFAIVAIALIRMRSLPIGRPGRFRVPLGGVRIGGIWFGVVPVAAIVLSFAMTLPVALDIAQQARDGDLLPIALLGGYAVLGALLYRFYGRDRALRRSA, encoded by the coding sequence GTGACCGCGCCGGTCCGGCCGGATGCCGCGCCCGGGCTGCAGCCGCGGCTCGGCTGGGACGCGCTGCTGGTGCTGGGCGTGGCCCAGATCCTGGGCGCCGGCGTGTACGTGTTGATCGGCACTGCGGCGTCGCTGTACGCCGGACCGGCGGTGACGGTGTCGTTCCTGATCGCGGGTCTGGCCTGCCTGCTGGTCGGCCTGTGCTATGCCGAACTGGCGTCCAGCGTGCCCGAGTCCGGATCGGCCTATAGCTACTGCAAGTCCACGATGGGCATCGGGCCGGCCTGGACCCTGGGCTGGTTACTGTTTCTGGAGTTCAGCGTGGCAGCGTCGCTGCTGGCGGTGGGGTTCTCCGGCTATCTGGCCAGTCTGCTGGTCGATCTGCGCATCGCGCTGCCGGCGGCGGTGTCCACGCCAGCGATCGTGCTGCAGCCCACGGGCGAGGGCGGATCGTTGGCGGTCAGCGGACACCTCAACCTGGTGGCCGCCGGCGCAGCGCTGGGCGCCGGTGCGGTCGTCGCGCTGGGGGTCAGTCGCTCGTCGCTCGCCAACGCCGTGCTCGTCGCGGTGAAGGTGCTGGTGCTGGTCGGTTTCATCGTCGCCGGCGCGACGGCGGTCGACCCGGCCAACTGGTCGCCGTTTCTGCCGCCCAACGAGGGGGGCTTCACCTATGGCTGGGAAGGCGTGGCGCGGGCCGCGGCGCTGCTGTTCTTCGCATTCCTGGGCTTTGAGACCGTCTCCACGGCGGCAGCCGAAACCCGCAATCCGCAGCGCGATGTGCCGATCGGCATCCTCGGTTCGCTGGCGATCTGCGCGACGCTGTATGTGGCCGCGGCGATCGTGTTGACCGGACTGGTGCCGTTCCGCGACCTCGATGTGCCCGATCCGATCGCGCTCGCGGTCGACCGCATCGGCTGGCCGCAGTTCGCGGTGGTGATCAAGATCGGCGCGCTTGCCGGATTGGCATCCGTCCTGCTGGCCAACGCCTTCGGGCATTCGCGGGTCTGCTACGCGATGGCGCGCGACGGCCTGCTGCCTGACCTGTTCGCCCGCCTGCATCCCACCCGCAACAGCCCGTGGATCGCCAATCTGCTGCTCGCGACGCTGGCCGCGGTCAACGCCGCGCTGCTGCCGATCTCGGTGATGGCCGACCTGATCTCGTTCGGGGTCGCCTTCATGTTCGCGATCGTGGCGATCGCGCTGATCCGCATGCGCAGCCTGCCAATCGGGCGGCCCGGGCGCTTCCGGGTGCCGCTGGGCGGCGTGCGCATCGGCGGCATCTGGTTCGGCGTGGTGCCGGTCGCGGCGATCGTGCTGAGCTTCGCGATGACGCTGCCGGTGGCGTTGGACATCGCGCAGCAGGCCCGCGATGGCGACCTGCTGCCGATCGCCCTGCTGGGCGGCTACGCCGTGCTCGGCGCCTTGCTCTACCGCTTCTACGGCCGCGATCGCGCGTTGCGGCGCTCTGCCTGA
- a CDS encoding amidase family protein, giving the protein MPHHDTLTRSDAFRIGRLDAHDQAALVRSGQLDAAGLIDAAILRIEALDPALQALSHRAFEPARREAAELDRAHTRAPMAGVPWLPKDSLDYPGMPTRSGSRSRSATLVAHGHPYVQRLVAQGLVAVGKSAMPEFGLLASTEPLLGPVTRNPWSLAHSPGGSSGGAAAAVAAGLVPVAHGSDGGGSIRLPSSCCGVVGLKPGRDSTVRVRDRHLVEDLLVADGLHARSVRDVAWGFATTHPQVGRPMVRAPSARRLRIGVIEQGLRGAAPHPEVRDAVARTATLCEALGHRVERVRWPIDGDAFLTAFEDLWSHLAADAVDAATALIGGRRLEDALEPWTLALGARARALPTRALEDAYAQIAGLPRQLSAFYATHDVVLTPVVSAPPPPIGTFAPELPTEALMQTMFAWIDYTPLQNMAGTPAISLPLGMSTDGLPIGAMFAADRGQEDVLLALAYELEAAAPWADRWPAHSVAAPAA; this is encoded by the coding sequence ATGCCTCATCACGACACGCTGACCCGGTCCGATGCGTTCCGCATCGGACGCCTGGATGCCCACGACCAGGCCGCGCTGGTGCGGTCCGGCCAACTCGATGCCGCCGGCCTGATCGACGCGGCGATCCTGCGCATCGAGGCGCTCGATCCTGCGTTGCAGGCCTTGAGTCATCGCGCGTTCGAGCCGGCCCGGCGTGAGGCGGCCGAACTGGACCGCGCACACACGCGCGCGCCGATGGCCGGTGTGCCGTGGCTGCCGAAGGATTCGCTGGACTATCCGGGCATGCCGACGCGTTCGGGGTCGCGCAGTCGCAGCGCCACACTGGTCGCGCACGGGCATCCGTATGTGCAGCGTCTGGTCGCGCAGGGCCTGGTTGCCGTCGGCAAGTCGGCGATGCCGGAGTTCGGCCTGCTCGCGTCGACCGAGCCGCTGCTCGGTCCGGTGACCCGCAACCCCTGGTCGCTGGCGCATTCGCCCGGCGGCTCGAGCGGCGGTGCGGCGGCCGCGGTCGCCGCCGGCCTGGTGCCGGTCGCGCACGGCAGCGACGGCGGCGGCTCGATCCGGTTGCCGTCCTCGTGCTGCGGCGTCGTCGGCCTCAAGCCCGGCCGCGACAGCACCGTGCGTGTACGCGACCGCCATCTGGTCGAAGACCTGCTGGTGGCCGACGGTCTGCATGCGCGCAGCGTCCGCGATGTCGCCTGGGGCTTCGCTACGACCCATCCGCAGGTCGGGCGTCCGATGGTCCGTGCACCGTCGGCGCGCCGCCTGCGTATCGGCGTGATCGAGCAGGGCCTGCGCGGCGCGGCGCCGCACCCGGAGGTGCGCGACGCGGTCGCGCGTACGGCCACGCTGTGCGAGGCGCTGGGGCATCGTGTCGAACGCGTGCGCTGGCCGATCGACGGCGACGCCTTCCTGACCGCATTCGAGGATCTGTGGTCGCACCTGGCCGCTGATGCCGTCGATGCAGCCACCGCGCTGATCGGTGGCCGCCGGCTGGAGGATGCGCTGGAGCCGTGGACGCTGGCGCTGGGCGCGCGCGCCCGTGCACTGCCCACGCGCGCGCTCGAAGACGCGTACGCACAGATCGCCGGGTTGCCGCGCCAGCTGTCGGCCTTCTACGCGACCCACGATGTCGTGCTGACGCCGGTGGTCAGCGCGCCGCCGCCGCCGATCGGCACATTCGCGCCCGAGTTGCCGACGGAGGCCCTGATGCAGACGATGTTCGCGTGGATCGACTACACGCCGCTGCAGAACATGGCGGGTACGCCGGCGATCTCGCTGCCGCTGGGCATGTCTACCGACGGGCTGCCGATCGGTGCGATGTTCGCCGCCGATCGCGGCCAGGAGGATGTGCTGCTCGCACTGGCCTACGAACTCGAAGCCGCGGCGCCGTGGGCCGACCGCTGGCCCGCGCATTCGGTGGCTGCACCGGCCGCCTGA
- a CDS encoding alpha/beta hydrolase fold domain-containing protein, whose translation MSMSSPFQARSARDVADLVAEQPFAWIVSGAAGALVTTPLPVQLECDADGTPLRLLGHFARRNPQWRAFVEDPRATVLLLGPHGYVSPSWFADRTRAPTWNYAAAVFQVEIELRDTPEDADALLRHLTDDLERDRPGAWRADEVGARYETLREGVVGFHAHVRATHATFKLGQDERDDVFDDILRGLWDTRQHDLAAWMRRFDDGRGADAIAAIEPRARPIDPEIAGFIDSVIAEGRRLVAGRDLDWPARREIVEQVRRPWREGGPVMGRTEEVTAPTRHGPVRLRIHDPAPGVPKPTLGFLHGGGWAMFSLDTHDRVMRELAARAGVAVVGIDYALSPEVHYPVALEQVVDVVRWLQDHGAAHGLDASRLALGGDSAGGNLTTGALLALRDQGEGGRVAAALNYYAGYTPDCSPHSRRRYGTAEDMLTAAEVDTFWNHYISRPGDRNAPYAHGLLAEVEGLPPFFIGVGECDVLAEQNLTMAGKLLAAGVGVEVKLYKGAPHSFIEAVSVSAIARQALEDGAAFLRRRFDLDRD comes from the coding sequence ATGTCCATGTCTTCCCCGTTTCAAGCCCGCTCCGCGCGCGATGTCGCCGACCTCGTCGCCGAGCAACCGTTCGCCTGGATCGTGTCCGGCGCCGCCGGTGCGCTGGTCACCACACCGCTGCCCGTCCAGCTCGAATGCGATGCCGATGGCACGCCGCTGCGCCTGCTCGGGCATTTCGCCCGCCGCAACCCGCAATGGCGTGCGTTCGTCGAGGATCCGCGCGCCACCGTGCTGCTGCTGGGGCCGCATGGCTATGTCTCGCCATCGTGGTTCGCCGATCGCACGCGCGCGCCGACCTGGAACTATGCCGCGGCGGTGTTCCAGGTCGAGATCGAACTGCGCGACACGCCGGAGGACGCGGACGCGCTGTTGCGGCATCTCACCGACGATCTGGAGCGCGACCGTCCCGGGGCCTGGCGCGCGGACGAGGTGGGTGCGCGCTACGAGACCTTGCGCGAGGGCGTGGTCGGCTTCCATGCGCACGTGCGCGCCACGCACGCCACCTTCAAGCTGGGCCAGGACGAGCGCGACGATGTGTTCGACGACATCCTGCGCGGCCTGTGGGACACGCGCCAGCACGACCTGGCGGCGTGGATGCGGCGCTTCGACGACGGCCGCGGCGCCGATGCGATCGCCGCGATCGAACCGCGTGCGCGGCCGATCGATCCGGAGATCGCCGGTTTCATCGACAGCGTGATCGCCGAGGGCCGGCGGCTGGTCGCCGGACGTGACCTGGACTGGCCTGCGCGGCGCGAGATCGTCGAACAGGTCCGGCGGCCCTGGCGGGAGGGCGGCCCGGTCATGGGCCGCACCGAGGAGGTGACCGCACCGACCCGCCACGGCCCGGTGCGGCTGCGTATCCACGATCCCGCCCCGGGCGTACCCAAGCCGACGCTGGGGTTCCTGCATGGCGGCGGCTGGGCGATGTTCAGCCTCGACACCCACGACCGGGTGATGCGCGAACTGGCAGCGCGCGCTGGTGTCGCGGTCGTCGGCATCGACTACGCGCTGTCGCCCGAGGTGCATTATCCGGTCGCGCTCGAACAGGTCGTCGATGTCGTGCGCTGGCTCCAGGACCACGGCGCCGCGCATGGGCTGGATGCATCGCGGCTCGCGCTGGGCGGGGATTCGGCCGGCGGCAACCTCACCACCGGCGCGTTGCTGGCGTTGCGCGATCAGGGGGAGGGCGGGCGCGTGGCCGCGGCGCTGAACTACTACGCCGGCTACACGCCCGACTGCTCGCCGCATTCGCGCCGCCGCTACGGCACCGCCGAGGACATGCTGACCGCCGCCGAGGTGGATACGTTCTGGAACCACTACATTTCCCGGCCCGGCGACCGCAATGCGCCTTATGCGCACGGCTTGCTCGCCGAGGTGGAGGGACTGCCGCCGTTCTTCATCGGTGTCGGCGAGTGCGACGTGCTCGCCGAGCAGAACCTGACGATGGCCGGCAAGCTGCTGGCCGCCGGCGTCGGCGTCGAGGTCAAGCTCTACAAGGGCGCCCCGCACAGCTTCATCGAGGCCGTGTCGGTCTCGGCCATCGCCCGGCAGGCGCTGGAGGACGGTGCCGCATTCCTGCGCAGGCGCTTCGACCTCGATCGCGACTGA
- a CDS encoding amino acid permease: MQPTRTPQPQAGRPVATAAHALKPRQLVMMGLGSAIGAGLFLGSGVGIQVAGPAVLLSYLIAGALVIVVMHALGEMAAAKPASGAFSVYAEDAMGATAGATVGWLWWLQVVIVIAAEAVGAAGLLATLWPGVSVPGLALTFMAMFTAINLLGVRHFGEFEFWFAILKVVAILAFIAVGVALLLGWLPDVASPGLAHFHADGGFAPNGLMGIGAALLVVVFAFGGTEIVAIAAAETDDPARSLARAIRTVAWRILVFYLGSIAVIVAVVPWSSPALASPFAAVLQVARIPGAAAAITLVAVIALLSALNANLYGASRMIWSLARRGEAPAVLGRSDRRQVPVAAVLASVAFGFLAAGLELLFPQRVLPVLLNIVGATCLLVWTIALVSQLILRRRADRTGAALPYRMRGFPVPTLAALAILGLIFVLLIVSPDTRAQFLSMVLLVAVIAALGALARRLRSSARAAP, translated from the coding sequence ATGCAGCCCACCCGCACGCCCCAACCACAGGCCGGCCGCCCGGTCGCGACCGCCGCGCACGCGCTCAAACCCCGTCAGTTGGTGATGATGGGGCTGGGCAGCGCGATCGGCGCCGGTCTGTTTCTGGGCTCGGGCGTCGGCATCCAGGTCGCCGGCCCGGCGGTGCTGCTGTCCTACCTGATCGCCGGTGCGCTGGTGATCGTGGTCATGCACGCGCTCGGCGAGATGGCTGCGGCCAAGCCGGCCAGCGGTGCGTTTTCGGTCTACGCCGAGGACGCGATGGGCGCGACCGCCGGTGCCACGGTCGGCTGGCTGTGGTGGCTGCAGGTGGTGATCGTCATCGCCGCCGAGGCGGTCGGCGCCGCCGGCCTGCTGGCCACCTTGTGGCCCGGCGTCTCGGTACCCGGATTGGCGCTGACCTTCATGGCCATGTTCACCGCGATCAACCTGCTGGGTGTGCGCCACTTCGGCGAATTCGAGTTCTGGTTCGCGATCCTCAAGGTGGTCGCGATCCTGGCCTTCATCGCGGTTGGCGTCGCGCTGCTGCTGGGCTGGCTGCCGGACGTCGCATCGCCGGGGCTGGCACATTTCCATGCCGATGGCGGCTTCGCGCCGAACGGGCTGATGGGCATCGGCGCGGCGCTGCTGGTGGTGGTGTTCGCGTTCGGCGGCACCGAGATCGTCGCCATCGCCGCCGCCGAGACCGACGATCCGGCGCGCAGCCTGGCGCGCGCGATCCGCACCGTCGCCTGGCGCATCTTGGTGTTCTATCTGGGCTCGATCGCGGTGATCGTCGCGGTGGTGCCGTGGAGCAGCCCGGCGCTGGCCTCGCCGTTCGCGGCGGTGTTGCAGGTGGCGCGTATTCCCGGCGCGGCGGCCGCGATCACCCTGGTCGCAGTGATCGCGCTGCTATCCGCGCTCAACGCTAACCTCTATGGCGCGTCGCGGATGATCTGGTCGCTGGCCCGGCGCGGCGAGGCGCCGGCGGTGCTCGGTCGCAGCGACCGCCGCCAGGTGCCGGTCGCCGCGGTCCTGGCCAGCGTCGCCTTCGGCTTCCTCGCGGCGGGCCTGGAGCTGCTGTTCCCGCAGCGGGTGTTGCCGGTACTGCTCAACATCGTCGGCGCGACCTGCCTGCTGGTCTGGACGATCGCGCTGGTCTCGCAGCTGATCCTGCGCCGTCGCGCCGACCGCACCGGCGCTGCACTGCCGTACCGGATGCGCGGGTTCCCGGTGCCGACGCTGGCCGCGCTGGCGATCCTGGGGCTGATCTTCGTGCTGTTGATCGTGTCCCCGGACACCCGTGCGCAGTTCCTGTCGATGGTGCTGCTGGTCGCGGTGATCGCCGCGCTTGGCGCGTTGGCGCGCCGGCTGCGGTCGAGCGCGCGCGCCGCGCCTTAG
- a CDS encoding prolyl oligopeptidase family serine peptidase, giving the protein MSQSPDSTSRRRVLRGLALAGAGGAAWLAGCRSSPSTPASGRFVRRAVEVGGRHYAYQVFVPAAAVPRPLPVVLFLHGSGERGSDGDRQTRSGLGPYVRTHAADFPALVVFPQSPEGTSWEGDVASMALAALDAATTEFDGDPRRTSLTGMSRGGYGTWSLALRAPERFAALVPVCGGITPPGTRPDLNSLQVESTRDAPDPFDAAAQRLRDIPSWLFHGARDDVVPPEQSRRMYAALQRVGADVRYTEFPEANHNSWDAAYATPALWDWLFAQRR; this is encoded by the coding sequence ATGTCCCAGTCCCCCGATTCCACCTCCCGCCGCCGCGTACTGCGCGGTCTCGCACTCGCCGGCGCCGGTGGCGCGGCCTGGCTCGCCGGTTGCCGCTCGTCGCCGTCCACACCGGCCTCGGGCCGCTTCGTGCGTCGCGCGGTCGAGGTCGGCGGACGCCACTATGCCTACCAGGTCTTCGTGCCAGCGGCGGCGGTGCCCCGGCCGCTGCCGGTGGTGCTGTTCCTGCACGGCTCGGGCGAACGCGGCAGCGACGGCGACAGGCAGACCCGCTCCGGCCTGGGTCCGTACGTGCGCACGCATGCGGCCGATTTCCCGGCCCTGGTGGTATTCCCGCAATCGCCCGAGGGCACGTCGTGGGAAGGCGACGTGGCGTCGATGGCACTGGCTGCACTCGATGCCGCGACTACCGAATTCGATGGCGACCCGCGCCGCACGTCGCTGACCGGCATGTCCCGCGGCGGCTACGGCACCTGGTCGCTGGCCTTGCGTGCGCCCGAGCGCTTTGCCGCGCTGGTGCCGGTCTGCGGCGGCATCACCCCGCCCGGCACGCGCCCCGATCTCAACAGTCTGCAGGTCGAATCGACCCGCGATGCGCCCGACCCGTTCGATGCCGCCGCGCAACGCCTGCGCGACATCCCGAGCTGGCTGTTTCACGGCGCCCGCGACGATGTCGTGCCCCCCGAGCAGTCGCGCCGGATGTACGCAGCGCTGCAGCGCGTCGGCGCCGACGTGCGTTACACCGAGTTCCCCGAGGCCAACCACAACAGCTGGGACGCGGCCTACGCCACGCCGGCGCTGTGGGACTGGCTGTTCGCGCAGCGGCGCTGA
- a CDS encoding DUF1294 domain-containing protein, translating to MPPTSQPGKIASWDDSRGYGFIEPLDPADGPRAFFHIRDYHQGGRRPDVGEIVRYTPERQPDGRWRAHRVVRVSLAATRTRRSRQAPPAPRSHARGSGGALTMTLAIALWAAAVAWGIDTGRLPVALVPALAVLNLVTFGTYALDKRAAQAGRRRTPEAQLHLFELLGGWPAAWLAQRLLRHKSAKRAYRHVFVAMIALHAIALALVLRPAL from the coding sequence ATGCCGCCGACCTCGCAACCGGGAAAGATCGCCAGCTGGGACGATAGCCGCGGCTACGGGTTTATCGAGCCGCTCGATCCCGCAGACGGGCCACGCGCGTTCTTCCACATCCGCGATTACCACCAAGGCGGCCGTCGGCCGGACGTCGGCGAGATCGTGCGCTACACGCCCGAACGTCAGCCCGATGGCCGCTGGCGCGCCCACCGGGTGGTGCGCGTGTCACTGGCCGCCACCCGCACGCGTCGGTCGCGTCAGGCACCGCCGGCCCCGCGCTCGCACGCACGCGGCTCGGGCGGGGCGCTGACGATGACGCTGGCGATCGCGCTGTGGGCCGCAGCCGTGGCCTGGGGCATCGACACCGGCCGCCTGCCCGTGGCGCTGGTCCCGGCGCTGGCCGTCCTCAACCTGGTCACCTTTGGGACTTACGCGCTCGACAAGCGCGCCGCACAGGCCGGACGCCGACGCACGCCCGAGGCCCAGTTACACCTGTTCGAACTGCTCGGCGGCTGGCCGGCCGCCTGGCTGGCGCAGCGCCTGCTGCGACACAAGAGCGCCAAACGCGCCTACCGCCATGTCTTTGTGGCGATGATCGCACTGCACGCGATCGCCCTCGCCCTCGTCCTTCGGCCCGCCCTCTGA